The Arthrobacter sp. D5-1 genome segment GCATAACGCAGTCCGCAAAGGAGTCTTCATGCTTTCACTCGTCGTGGTGGTTCTGGCCACCATAGCCACCGGTTTCATCGTGTGGGCCAACGACAAGAGGCACGGCAAGTACGGCATCGCTTTGCCGGCCGGTGTTTCGGTGGCTGTGGGCACCCTGGGCTGGATTGCGTTCATCAGTGCCGGCCTGGGCTACCAGCCCGGGGCAACCTGGATTCCCTGGGTCTTGCCGATCGTCCTGGGAACTGCCGCCGCCGCAGCGGTGGTGGTCTTCCTGGGCCGGACCCGCACCCGGCACGATACTGCGGCGCTCACCAAGGCGCTCAAGCTCTAGCAGCAACAAGAACACACGACAGTGACCGCCGCCCTCGGGCGACGGTCACTGTCGCTTAAAGCCTTGTCACAATGGTTCGGGTTCAGGGTTCCGGATACCGCTCCGGCTGGGCGGTTGCACCCAGCGCCGCTGCGGCTTCACTCACGGAAGCCGCAGCGGTGATGTCGCGTTGGGTGACTTTTCCGCCTGCGTCGTGGGACAGGTACCGCAGGTGGACCCTGTTGTAGCGCCATTCCAGATCCGGATGGTGGTTTTGGTGTTCGGCGATTTCTCCGATCGCTGCAATGAGGGCCAGCGCTTCGGCCGCCGTCGGAGTTTTATAGACGGTTACCAGGCCGCCCTGGTACTTCCAGTGGCGTAGCTCCCGGAGGGCATCGTCGACATCCGCCTGGGTCAGATGGTCATGGTTCCCTGCCACTGCTGCTCCTTCTCCCGGAGACCCGGCGGACACTTAGAGAAACTCTGCCCGGCCCTCCATGGCCGACGACGCCAAAGCGTGCTCACGCCTCGGAATCCGTCCTGCCTGCTTGGCCAGCCTACCGGCGATCACGGCGTGCTTG includes the following:
- a CDS encoding 4a-hydroxytetrahydrobiopterin dehydratase, whose product is MAGNHDHLTQADVDDALRELRHWKYQGGLVTVYKTPTAAEALALIAAIGEIAEHQNHHPDLEWRYNRVHLRYLSHDAGGKVTQRDITAAASVSEAAAALGATAQPERYPEP